The following are from one region of the Musa acuminata AAA Group cultivar baxijiao unplaced genomic scaffold, Cavendish_Baxijiao_AAA HiC_scaffold_422, whole genome shotgun sequence genome:
- the LOC135658950 gene encoding mitochondrial import receptor subunit TOM7-1-like has protein sequence MASKVSLKGKRKAGKGSKGPEERSACKCFKEWSTWAMKKAKVITHYGFILLIITIGMNSEPKPQLYQLLSPV, from the coding sequence ATGGCGTCGAAGGTGTCGCTCAAGGGGAAGAGGAAGGCCGGGAAGGGCTCCAAGGGGCCGGAGGAGCGGTCGGCGTGCAAGTGCTTCAAGGAGTGGAGCACCTGGGCGATGAAGAAGGCCAAGGTGATCACTCACTATGGCTTTATTCTCCTCATCATCACCATCGGCATGAACTCCGAGCCCAAGCCCCAGCTCTACCAGCTGCTCAGTCCCGTCTGA
- the LOC135658948 gene encoding receptor-like protein 51 produces MDHRLAALSMVLTLLSSYTWTGGGAIPRSLSPTASLVDSHGSTLDPRQLTALQTMGFSSAGDPCTAPSPRDNATACDDDAPFRHLVSLRLANCSPDLDLPTTALRALSTLRSLAFFRCPIAAPRRLPGPLVASLRSFSCTASLRRLTGVWLSRIQNLTDLSVIGVPVVASGPAVVLSQMRHLRSATISAANLSGLVPHHWHAFNLVHLNLSCNRLKGPVPSSISVLGFLQTLDLSSNALTGTLPDSIGDLAALKNVSFAHNSISGPIPDSMSQLSALVHLDLSSNQFNGSIPKFLSGMKGLKFLNLENNNFQGVLPFNASFLKRLEVFKVGGNSNLCYNHTVLSSKLKLGIAPCDKYGLPASPPPDRSTRADSSDYSDDVSDDGSGDRGSGGGDHHGPSKLVLGVAIGLSCFVFLVIFLVCLSKLCG; encoded by the coding sequence ATGGATCATCGCCTGGCGGCCCTTTCGATGGTTCTCACCCTGCTCTCGTCCTACACTTGGACCGGCGGCGGCGCCATCCCCCGGTCCCTGTCGCCGACCGCCTCCCTGGTCGACTCGCACGGCTCCACCCTCGACCCCCGCCAGCTCACGGCGCTCCAGACCATGGGGTTCTCCTCCGCCGGCGACCCTTGCACCGCCCCCTCTCCCCGCGACAACGCCACCGCCTGCGACGACGACGCTCCCTTCCGCCACCTCGTCTCCCTCCGCCTCGCCAACTGCTCCCCGGACCTCGACCTCCCCACCACCGCCCTCAGGGCCCTGTCTACCCTTCGCTCCCTCGCTTTCTTCCGCTGCCCCATCGCCGCCCCGAGGCGCCTCCCGGGCCCCCTCGTTGCCTCTCTCCGCTCTTTCTCCTGCACCGCCTCCCTCCGTCGCCTTACCGGCGTGTGGCTCTCCCGCATCCAGAACCTCACCGACCTCTCCGTCATCGGCGTCCCAGTCGTCGCCAGCGGCCCCGCCGTGGTCCTCTCCCAGATGCGTCACCTCCGCTCCGCCACCATCTCTGCTGCCAACCTCTCCGGCCTCGTCCCCCACCACTGGCACGCCTTCAACCTCGTCCACCTCAACCTCTCCTGCAACCGCCTCAAGGGCCCAGTCCCGAGCTCCATCTCCGTTCTCGGCTTCCTCCAGACCCTCGATCTCAGCTCCAACGCGCTCACAGGAACCCTCCCCGACTCCATCGGCGACCTCGCTGCTCTCAAAAACGTATCTTTCGCGCACAACTCGATCTCCGGGCCCATCCCCGACTCCATGTCTCAGCTCTCGGCGCTCGTCCACCTCGATCTTAGCTCGAATCAGTTCAACGGAAGCATCCCAAAGTTCCTATCTGGGATGAAGGGATTGAAGTTCCTAAATCTGGAGAACAACAACTTCCAAGGAGTGCTCCCCTTCAACGCGTCCTTCCTGAAGAGACTCGAGGTCTTCAAGGTGGGCGGCAACAGCAACCTCTGCTACAACCACACTGTGCTCTCTTCCAAGCTCAAGCTGGGGATCGCCCCCTGCGACAAGTACGGTCTACCAGCGTCGCCGCCCCCGGACCGCTCCACTCGGGCGGACTCGTCGGACTACTCCGACGACGTCAGCGACGACGGGAGCGGGGATAGAGGGAGCGGCGGCGGGGACCACCACGGGCCGAGCAAGCTGGTGCTCGGAGTGGCCATCGGGCTGTCCTGCTTTGTCTTCCTGGTCATCTTCCTGGTTTGCCTCTCCAAGCTGTGCGGCTGA
- the LOC135658952 gene encoding chaperone protein dnaJ C76, chloroplastic-like — MAQLLTPVRAGLLLDFPNMPSPTRSLAAADRSRTHRHHRRCSRRWQNRDFRIAAAATAAAEGFSSRDDVADDYYAVLGLLPDATPRQIKKAYYNCMKSCHPDLSGNAPDVNNFCMFVNEVYAVLGDPVQRMVYDEIHGYTTTAINPFLDDSAPKDHAFVDEFSCIGCKNCANAAPDVFQIEEEYGRARVYCQSGNPDLVQEAIDTCPVDCIHWTSAAQLSLLEDEMRRVERVNVGLMLAGMGSSSTDVFRMASTRWDKRQAKVLEKAKIRVTKQRESDKSGSWSNIWGVPKNYPSTEEAAVKERAKRAAAAARRWREYSRRGADRPPTYKLPETISSKES, encoded by the exons ATGGCCCAGTTGCTCACGCCGGTGCGCGCTGGCTTGCTCCTCGACTTCCCCAATATGCCGTCCCCGACGCGGAGCCTAGCGGCCGCCGACCGTTCGAGAACCCACCGCCACCACCGTCGGTGCAGCCGGCGGTGGCAGAACAGGGACTTCAGGATCGCCGCCGCAGCGACGGCGGCTGCCGAGGGTTTCTCCTCGCGGGATGATGTCGCCGATGATTACTACGCGGTTCTTGGGCTG TTGCCAGATGCCACTCCTCGGCAGATAAAGAAAGCTTATTACAATTGCATGAAATCATGCCATCCAGACTTGAGTGGGAATGCTCCGGATGTTAATAACTTCTGCATGTTCGTCAATGAGGTCTATGCG GTGCTCGGTGATCCTGTGCAGCGAATGGTGTATGATGAAATTCATGGATACACGACAACTGCCATCAATCCTTTCTTGGATGATAGCGCTCCAAAGGATCATGCATTTGTTGATGAGTTTAGTTGCATAG GGTGCAAAAACTGCGCTAATGCGGCCCCAGATGTGTTTCAGATTGAGGAAGAGTATGGGCGAGCAAGAGTTTACTGCCAATCAGGGAATCCTGACTTAGTTCAAGAAGCAATTGATACTTG TCCAGTTGATTGCATTCACTGGACTTCTGCTGCACAGCTTTCCCTCCTTGAAGATGAAATGCGCAGAGTGGAGAGAGTGAAT GTGGGGCTTATGCTTGCTGGAATGGGGAGCTCATCCACTGATGTGTTCAGAATG GCAAGTACACGATGGGATAAGCGCCAAGCAAAAGTGTTG GAAAAGGCTAAGATACGggtaacgaaacagagagagagcgATAAGAGTGGGTCTTGGAGTAATATTTGGGGGGTGCCAAAGAATTACCCAAGTACAG AGGAAGCAGCAGTGAAGGAGAGAGCCAAGAGAGCTGCAGCGGCAGCCAGAAGGTGGAGAGAATATTCGAGAAGGGGAGCCGATCGACCTCCGACGTACAAACTTCCAGAGACAATTTCTAGCAAGGAATCCTGA
- the LOC135658951 gene encoding cellulose synthase A catalytic subunit 4 [UDP-forming]-like gives MMESGVPLCSTCGEPVGLSSADKEEVFVACQGCNYPLCSACLEDEVREGRESCLRCGEPYVRNVTEKATEESSNHEASGVRLRTAGHVHDHQENGGHVRNSSSLSMVESEVNGESGNPLWKNRVDSWMEKKSKKKTSKKAEKAQIPVEHLMEDQESPEAGQPLSRIIPLSPNKLTPYRAVIIMRLIVLGLFFNYRVTNPVDSAYGLWLTSVICEIWFAVSWVLDQFPKWSPINRQTYIDRLSARYEKEGEESHLAPVDFFVSTVDPLKEPPLITGNTVLSILSVDYPVEKVSCYVSDDGSSMLTFESLVETAEFARKWVPFCKKYSIEPRTPEFYFSQKIDYLKDKIQPSFVKERRAMKRDYEEYKVRINALVAKAQKTPEEGWIMQDGTPWPGNNPRDHPGMIQVFLGHSGAHDIEGNELPRLVYVSREKRPGYQHHKKAGAMNALVRVSAILTNAPYILNLDCDHYVNNSKAVREAMCFMMDPEVCRDVCYVQFPQRFDGIDRSDRYANRNIVFFDVNMKGLDGIQGPVYVGTGCVFNRQAMYGYGPPSLPVLPKSSFCSSCCCCCRRSKKSPDDQNDVYRDARREDLDSAIFNLKEINNYDEYERSQLISQTSFEKTFGQSSVFIESTLMENGGVPESANPSTLINEAIHVISCGYEEKTHWGKEIGWIYGSVTEDILTGFKMHCRGWRSIYCMPSRPAFKGSAPINLSDRLHQVLRWALGSVEIFLSRHCPLWYGYGGGRLKWLQRLAYINTIVYPFTSLPLIAYCSLPAICLLTGKFIIPTLSNIASVWFLGLFISIILTSVLELRWSGVGIEDWWRNEQFWVIGGVSAHLFAVFQGFLKMLAGIDTNFTVTAKATDDTDFGELYVFKWTTVLIPPTTILVVNFVGVVAGFSDALNSGYESWGPLFGKVFFALWVILHLYPFLKGLMGRQNRTPTIVVLWSVLLASVFSLLWVKIDPFISNSAAAKSENCASINC, from the exons ATGATGGAGTCCGGAGTCCCTCTCTGCAGCACCTGCGGCGAGCCCGTGGGGTTGTCATCTGCGGACAAGGAGGAGGTCTTTGTGGCTTGCCAGGGTTGCAACTACCCTCTTTGCTCCGCCTGCCTCGAGGATGAGGTCAGGGAGGGGCGCGAGAGCTGCCTTCGCTGTGGGGAGCCTTACGTTCGCAACGTGACGG AAAAGGCGACTGAGGAGAGCAGCAATCACGAGGCTTCAGGTGTGAGATTGAGAACCGCAGGCCATGTCCATGATCACCAG GAAAATGGAGGTCATGTTAGAAACTCGAGTAGTCTCTCCATGGTTGAAAGTG AGGTAAATGGTGAATCTGGGAACCCATTATGGAAAAACAGAGTGGACAGTTGGATGGAGAAAAAGAGTAAGAAAAAAACTTCAAAGAAGGCCGAGAAAGCTCAAATTCCAGTAGAACATCTGATGGAAGACCAAGA GTCTCCAGAAGCTGGACAGCCACTTTCAAGGATCATTCCACTATCACCTAATAAGTTGACTCCATATAGAGCTGTGATCATAATGAGATTGATAGTTCTTGGGCTTTTCTTCAATTACAGAGTAACCAATCCTGTTGATAGTGCTTATGGGCTATGGCTAACGTCGGTCATATGCGAGATTTGGTTTGCAGTCTCTTGGGTATTGGATCAATTCCCCAAATGGTCACCTATCAATAGACAGACGTATATTGACAGGCTATCTGCAAG ATATGAAAAGGAAGGAGAAGAGTCACATCTGGCTCCTGTAGACTTTTTTGTCAGTACTGTTGATCCCCTAAAAGAACCACCATTGATTACTGGCAACAccgtgctttcaattctttctgtGGACTACCCTGTTGAGAAAGTTTCTTGCTATGTATCTGATGATGGATCCTCGATGCTTACTTTTGAATCTCTTGTTGAAACTGCGGAGTTTGCTAGAAAATGGGTTCCATTCTGTAAGAAATATTCAATCGAACCACGGACACCTGAGTTCTATTTTTCTCAGAAGATTGATTATTTGAAAGATAAAATACAGCCATCTTTTGTCAAGGAGCGGAGAGCAATGAAA AGAGACTATGAAGAATACAAGGTGAGAATAAATGCTTTGGTTGCCAAGGCTCAGAAAACACCTGAAGAGGGCTGGATCATGCAAGATGGAACACCATGGCCAGGAAATAATCCACGAGACCACCCTGGCATGATTCAG GTTTTCCTCGGACATAGTGGTGCCCATGACATAGAAGGAAATGAACTTCCTCGATTAGTTTATGTTTCAAGAGAGAAGAGACCTGGATACCAGCATCATAAAAAGGCTGGGGCCATGAATGCTCTG GTTCGGGTCTCTGCAATTCTTACAAATGCTCCCTACATTCTTAACCTTGATTGTGATCACTATGTTAATAACAGCAAAGCAGTCCGTGAAGCAATGTGTTTCATGATGGACCCAGAAGTTTGTAGAGATGTCTGTTATGTTCAATTCCCTCAGAGATTTGATGGTATAGATCGGAGTGATCGATATGCAAATAGGAATATTGTCTTCTTTGAT GTAAACATGAAAGGGCTTGACGGCATCCAAGGACCAGTATATGTGGGAACTGGGTGTGTTTTCAATAGGCAAGCGATGTATGGGTATGGACCTCCATCTTTGCCAGTCTTGCCGAAGTCCTCATTTTGTTCTTcatgctgctgctgttgccgccgTTCTAAAAAATCTCCTGATGACCAAAATGATGTTTATCGAGATGCCAGGCGTGAAGACCTCGATTCTGCCATATTTAATCTAAAAGAAATCAACA ATTATGATGAATATGAAAGGTCCCAGTTGATCTCCCAAACGAGTTTCGAGAAGACCTTTGGGCAGTCTTCAGTTTTTATTGAGTCGACTCTAATGGAGAATGGGGGAGTGCCTGAATCTGCAAATCCATCGACGTTGATCAATGAAGCAATTCATGTCATTAGCTGTGGCTACGAGGAGAAAACACACTGGGGAAAGGAG ATTGGCTGGATATATGGATCTGTCACGGAAGATATTTTAACAGGTTTCAAAATGCACTGCCGTGGCTGGAGGTCAATTTACTGCATGCCTTCAAGGCCTGCTTTCAAAGGATCTGCTCCAATCAACCTCTCTGATCGTTTGCATCAGGTTCTTCGTTGGGCTCTTGGCTCTGTTGAGATCTTCCTTAGCCGACATTGCCCGCTTTGGTATGGATACGGAGGTGGCCGTCTTAAATGGCTTCAAAGATTGGCTTATATAAACACCATTGTCTATCCATTTACATCACTTCCACTTATTGCTTACTGCTCGTTACCAGCCATTTGTCTTCTTACTGGGAAGTTTATCATTCCTACG CTTTCCAACATTGCAAGTGTCTGGTTTCTTGGTCTATTCATATCCATCATCTTGACGAGTGTTCTTGAGCTGCGATGGAGTGGTGTGGGTATCGAGGACTGGTGGCGTAATGAGCAGTTCTGGGTGATTGGAGGCGTCTCTGCACATCTCTTTGCTGTTTTCCAAGGATTTCTAAAGATGCTGGCGGGCATCGACACCAACTTCACTGTAACTGCCAAGGCTACTGATGATACCGACTTTGGTGAGCTCTATGTGTTCAAGTGGACAACTGTATTGATACCTCCAACAACCATTCTAGTCGTCAACTTTGTCGGTGTGGTTGCTGGATTTTCTGACGCACTGAACAGCGGTTATGAATCCTGGGGCCCACTTTTTGGGAAAGTATTCTTTGCACTGTGGGTGATCCTCCATCTGTACCCATTCCTGAAAGGTCTCATGGGGAGGCAGAACCGAACACCGACCATTGTGGTGCTGTGGTCAGTGCTATTGGCTTCAGTTTTCTCGCTTTTGTGGGTGAAGATTGATCCATTCATAAGCAACTCGGCTGCTGCTAAGTCTGAGAATTGTGCTTCCATCAACTGCTAA
- the LOC135658949 gene encoding probable E3 ubiquitin ligase SUD1 codes for MADVAPRNGVESHAAVLVAIAGSGGRSAAGGGDGDAETLPDAEKGACVVVDVGCGGQGTDVGGSDREDEKVCRICHLSPAGGEEGSGLIQLGCGCKGELGVAHRHCAEEWFRLKGNRYCEICGVNAKNIAGEEGSRSMEERHVRREPSIPHSHSLESDERGGCWRRQSYCNFLMACFIIASIFLWFFRVSMF; via the exons ATGGCCGATGTTGCGCCGCGAAATGGCGTCGAATCCCACGCCGCCGTGCTGGTCGCTATTGCTGGCTCCGGCGGAAGGTCGGCCGCGGGAGGGGGGGATGGGGATGCAGAGACCCTTCCGGATGCAGAGAAGGGCGCCTGCGTGGTCGTCGACGTAGGATGCGGTGGCCAAGGGACCGACGTAGGCGGTAGCGACCGGGAGGACGAGAAGGTGTGCAGGATCTGCCATTTGAGCCCCGCCGGCGGAGAAGAGGGATCCGGGCTAATCCAGCTCGGTTGCGGGTGTAAGGGTGAGCTCGGCGTCGCGCATCGCCACTGCGCCGAGGAGTGGTTTAGGCTGAAAGGCAACCG GTATTGTGAAATATGCGGCGTGAATGCAAAGAACATCGCCGGTGAGGAAGGCAGCAGGTCGATGGAGGAAAGGCATGTCAGGAGAGAGCCGAGCATTCCGCACTCACACTCCTTGGAGAGTGATGAGAGGGGTGGCTGTTGGAGACGTCAATCTTACTGTAATTTCCTCATGGCGTGCTTCATAATAGCCTCCATATTTCTGTGGTTCTTCCGGGTAAGTATGTTCTAA